TGTGGCCGTCGGCCTTGTCGCCTGGTTCGCGCTGATGGCCTGGGTGCTGTTCGATCGCAACAGCGATGTCAGTCTCTCGCTGGCCTTCGTGACCCTGTTGTTCGCGGTTGCGGTGGGGATTCCCTGGATCTTGTCGCGGGTCTGGAGACGGCATCGGCTGCCCCATGAGCCGTATCCGCAGGAGCAACCCACGTTGCATGATTGGGAGGCTGGCGATTTCAGTGTCTGGGGCGCGAAGCTTCACGGCATGCACGCCGCGATCGACGTATTGTTGCCGCTGATGGCCGTCTCGTTCGGCCTGACGGCAATCGGGATCGTCTTCCTCATTGTGAGAGCGTCGGTGCTGTCGTAATGCCGCTTGGGGCGCAATCCCGCCCGCGGGCGGGCGGGATTGCGCATCGCCTACTAGCGGCTTGTGGTAAGGCGCGGCGGGTTCTGGGACATGATCCAGAGTTCGACGGCGGCCAGGACGGCGACCAAGATGCCGACCACCACGTGGACTGTCATGGCTGTCCTGTTGCCGTGGAAGCCGAGCACCCAAGGCGCGATAAGCGTCCAAAGGCCGACGATCAGATTCAGCCACTCTTCCCACACCGCGAAGGCTGCAAGCGCCGCGATGGCCAGGATCGCAATCACAATGCCTGCGATGTACGCGTTTTGAGAGGCCGCTCCGGCATCGAATCCAAATATCCAGGGCGAGAAAAACAGGAATGCGCCGAGGATCAGGTTTGCGACGTCGCACAATTTCGCGTTCGTCCAATTCTCCATGATATCCTCCGATAAGCCCTGCCCCGCTTGCCTATACAACCGGGCCGAGACCCAGGGGGTTCCTGCCGGTTCCAACGAAATTGATGAATAACTAGTAGGGGTTACGGCGTCCGGCGCGGCCGGGCCGGCCGTCATCAGGTCGGCCGTCGCGCGGCTGCCAAGCTCAGCGGTTGGTGACCTGGAGCGGGCCGCCGGTTGCATCCGAGATGCGGGCGATGCCGCTTGAGCGGTTGCTCATCATCGCCTCGATGCGGTCGCGCTCCTTCTCGAAGCCCACCATGATCGGCCCTTCGAGCGAGCGGCCGCGCGGCAGCTTGACCCGCAGCGGATCGACGAAGCGGCCGTTGACCAGGATTTCGTAGTGGACGTGCGGACCGGTCGACTGGCCAGTCGAGCCGACGAAGCCGATCACTTGGCCCTGCCGCACCTTCTTGCCGACCTCCATGCCCTTGGCGAAGGCTGACATATGGCCGTAGGCGGTCTCGTAGCCGTTGGAATGCTTGATGCGGATGTATTTGCCGTAGCCGCCCTCTGGGCCGACCTTTTCGAGGACGCCGTTGCCGGAGGCGAAGATCGGCGTGCCGTAGGCGGTGGCCCAGTCGACGCCGGTGTGCATCTTCACATAGCCCAGGATCGGATGGCGGCGGCCGCCGAAGCCGGAGCGCATGATGGCGTTGTTCACGGGCTTGCGGACCAGGAACTTCTTCGCGCTCTTGCCGGTCTCGTCGTAGTAGTCGACGACGCCGTCATCGGGACTCTGGAAGCGGTAGTATTTCTTGGTCTCGCCGCCGACCGTGAGCGAGGCGAACAGCACCTCGCTCTTGTCGGTTGCCGTCACGCCCTCGTCCTCGCCGGCGTAGAAGACGTCGAAGGAGTCGCCCGGCTGCACCTTGCGCTGGAAGTCGACGTCGTAGGAGTAGATCTTGATCATGTCGTCGATGACCGGCATCGGCACCTTGTTGCGCATCGCGGTCTCGTAGATGCTCTGGTAGAGCCGCACGCCAGTACCGTCGTCATCGTCATCGTCGTCGCTGTTGGCATTTGCGGCCGTGTCGGCGACGGTATTCATGCTCGAAACGTCGACCGCGACGTATTTGCCGAGATCGGACAGCGCTGCGATCGCCTCGACCATGGTATCGGTGGCGACGACGACGCGGAATGGCTGGAGCCGGGCGCCGGGGCTTGCAGGCGCCATCAGGATGCGGAGCTTCTCGCCTTCCTTGAGGCCGCCGTCGCGGCCGCGGGGCCCGAGCGTGGCTGCAATCGCCTTGATCTCTTCGGGCGTCGCGCCGAGGTCGCGCAGCACGGAGGCAACCGAGTCGCCCTTTCTGACGATGTGCACGCGCTCGCCATTGGGATTGCCGCCGGTGATCTGTTCCTTGGTCTTCGGCAGCAGCGTGACGTTTTCCGGCACCACGCGCGTCTCGAAGCCAGCATAGGGGTCGGACGGCGAGGCCTCGGTGGCGTAGGCCATCTTGATGTCGGACTGCGCGCCGGTCGCGCCCGAGACGTCGGCGGTGGCATTGGCGAGCGCAGCATATCGGACGCCGCCGCCGTTGCCGCGCCAGTTGGCGGCATCGCGTACCCGCATCAGGATGTCGTCGAGCGCCACGACGGCGGCGATCTTCGCCTTCGGCAGCACCGGCGTCAGATCCTTGGTGATGAAGGAGACTTCGGCGTCGGGCTCGACGGCTTCGGGATTGTTGGGATCGTCGGACGCGGTCTTCGGATCGGAGCCGACGTCGGTCAGAAGGCGCTGGGCGTTGAACGGCGGGATCTTGGCCGACAGATCGCTCGTCGTCATCGAGAGGTTACCGGCGATGCGGACGAAGGGCCGCACCCGCATCACGTCGCGGTTGCCGACGCGGGCCACCGTCGAGACGCGCACCACGCTGCGCGAGGCGGTGGATTCACCGGGCGGCGGCAGGCGGTCGCTCTTGTGCAGGGTGGCGGCGCGATCATTGGCGCCAAACGCACCGCGCAGCACGCCTTCGACGCGCTCCGGCACCTTGGCAAAGGTCATCTCGCCGTCGAGCGAAGCGAAAACGGCGCCGCCGATCAAGGCTGCGCCGCAGAGCCCGGTCAGAATCGTGCCGCTGAACCATTGTACGGAGACGCGACGGCGATCGATGACGGCAGCTTCGGAACCATCGACGGAAAGCGGCGGCTCGTGGCCGAGATCGATGATCCCGGTCTCACGCCCATAACCCCCGCGTGGCGCCCTATGGTTCAACCCAAGTCCCCCAATGTCACCGACATGCGCGAAGCCTGCTCCCGCGCCTTGCCGTCCTCGCCCTCTTCAAGGGGGATCTTCGGACCAGGGCGCGCCGCTTGAAGACGCTCGTCAGCCAGAAAGCCCTCGACGGGCCGGCCGAGTTCACGAACAGCGAAGCGGATGAAAGTCTCTCGATGTCTCTCGAATGTCCTGGGAAGGCAGCTGCATCTTTCAGATCGCCTCCCCCGGACCAGTGAAAATCGCCGGCAGCCCCCACTGGCGTCCAGCGATTCAAGCTTCTGTCATACCAGAACGCCGCGGGATTGTGGCTCTAGTACGGCGCCAAATCCTGAAAAAGTTTCCCGATCGGTGCGGGGCCCGAGCTGCCGTCGCGAGGCTCCCTGGGGCTCCTTCGGAACCCAATTTTTTTCTCTCGCGGACCAAACTTTTTTCCTGATTTTCTCCGAGAGCGTCGTCGGAGGCCAAAGCCCCTGTCGCGTAAGCCTCGGAAAACACCGGACTTTTTCCGCAGTGCACACGGGCTTTGGCCGTGCGACGATTTGTTGACAATACCCGTTGACAACGCCGAGGGGAGGGGCCTATAAGCACGACCACTGAGCGCGGCGCCGCCGGGTCACTGACCAAGGCGAGCGAACGCGCCACTGATGCTCCTCACCTTGGTTGAGTGACACAACAGCCGACGCAAATCGGTTGGAGTCATTCATCGTCGGTAAGGGTGTCGGAACCCTTCCTCCCAGGAAGGTTGGGACCTCTCCGGTCCCGGGCTGTTTGACAAGTGAAGATGAAGAAAGAGAAACGTGGACGGCGGAGTCCTTGCGGGTCTCGCTTCTGAAGAGCTTCGGCTTTTCTGATCGAGACCGGACGAAAGACTTCGGCGGTACACGTTTCAAAGGTAACACCATGACCTCTTCGGAGGTCAGTTCGTCAGCGATGTGAATCGCTGTGCGAGTATGGTGGGACCTCGTCAAACGTTGTGATCAGCCGGTTCAAAGTTCAAGTCCAACTTGAGAGTTTGATCCTGGCTCAGAGCGAACGCTGGCGGCAGGCTTAACACATGCAAGTCGAGCGGGTGTAGCAATACATCAGCGGCAGACGGGTGAGTAACGCGTGGGAACGTACCTTTTGGTTCGGAACAACACAGGGAAACTTGTGCTAATACCGGATAAGCCCTTACGGGGAAAGATTTATCGCCGAAAGATCGGCCCGCGTCTGATTAGCTAGTTGGTGAGGTAACGGCTCACCAAGGCGACGATCAGTAGCTGGTCTGAGAGGATGATCAGCCACATTGGGACTGAGACACGGCCCAAACTCCTACGGGAGGCAGCAGTGGGGAATATTGGACAATGGGGGCAACCCTGATCCAGCCATGCCGCGTGAGTGATGAAGGCCCTAGGGTTGTAAAGCTCTTTTGTGCGGGAAGATAATGACGGTACCGCAAGAATAAGCCCCGGCTAACTTCGTGCCAGCAGCCGCGGTAATACGAAGGGGGCTAGCGTTGCTCGGAATCACTGGGCGTAAAGGGTGCGTAGGCGGGTCTTTAAGTCAGGGGTGAAATCCTGGAGCTCAACTCCAGAACTGCCTTTGATACTGAAGATCTTGAGTCCGGGAGAGGTGAGTGGAACTGCGAGTGTAGAGGTGAAATTCGTAGATATTCGCAAGAACACCAGTGGCGAAGGCGGCTCACTGGCCCGGTACTGACGCTGAGGCACGAAAGCGTGGGGAGCAAACAGGATTAGATACCCTGGTAGTCCACGCCGTAAACGATGAATGCCAGCCGTTAGTGGGTTTACTCACTAGTGGCGCAGCTAACGCTTTAAGCATTCCGCCTGGGGAGTACGGTCGCAAGATTAAAACTCAAAGGAATTGACGGGGGCCCGCACAAGCGGTGGAGCATGTGGTTTAATTCGACGCAACGCGCAGAACCTTACCAGCCCTTGACATGTCCAGGACCGGTCGCAGAGACGTGACCTTCTCTTCGGAGCCTGGAACACAGGTGCTGCATGGCTGTCGTCAGCTCGTGTCGTGAGATGTTGGGTTAAGTCCCGCAACGAGCGCAACCCCCGTCCTTAGTTGCTACCATTTAGTTGAGCACTCTAAGGAGACTGCCGGTGATAAGCCGCGAGGAAGGTGGGGATGACGTCAAGTCCTCATGGCCCTTACGGGCTGGGCTACACACGTGCTACAATGGCGGTGACAATGGGATGCGAAGACGCAAGTCCTAGCAAATCTCAAAAAGCCGTCTCAGTTCGGATTGGGCTCTGCAACTCGAGCCCATGAAGTTGGAATCGCTAGTAATCGTGGATCAGCACGCCACGGTGAATACGTTCCCGGGCCTTGTACACACCGCCCGTCACACCATGGGAGTTGGCTTTACCTGAAGACGGTGCGCTAACCAGCAATGGAGGCAGCCGGCCACGGTAGGGTCAGCGACTGGGGTGAAGTCGTAACAAGGTAGCCGTAGGGGAACCTGCGGCTGGATCACCTCCTTTCTAAGGATGATCCTTCAGAGAGCTCACGCTCACTATCGGATCGTTTTAGAAACATCGGGGGCCAACAGATCGCCAGATCGTTGAGCTCCATTGGCGGGATTTCGCCGTCTTCGTTTCTCTTTCTTCGCGGACGAACACGCGCCGGGGCTGCGCTGTGCGATTGCGTTGGCGCTTGCCGCCGGCCGCACGCGAGCAAGACCCTAGTCCTTGTGAGGATATGCGTTGGGGCTTGTAGCTCAGTTGGTTAGAGCGCGCGCTTGATAAGCGTGAGGTCGGAAGTTCAAGTCTTCCCAGGCCCACCACTTTCATCGAGTGTAAGCATTCGTCTTCTGGTTACGGGGCCATAGCTCAGCTGGGAGAGCGCGTGCTTTGCAAGCATGAGGTCGTCGGTTCGATCCCGTCTGGCTCCACCAGATGGTTTGATCATCGGCGCATCGTGCAGCCAAATCGTCCGCGAAACATCACTTCGCACTTGCTAGTCCGGATGGACAGTGAGCTGCGTGTTTTCTGACATCGTAAAGAGGAGATCGATCCGAGTTGGGTCGTGCAGCATATCGTTGCGCGAGCCTTCATTATCTCCGGATCATTTCGGCGCTCGCTTCCAGCCGTGAGGTTGGCCGCGAGTTGTAAATGATCCTTTTAGCGAAGCTTGACCGCCTCGCTATCGGACCGATCTTACGAAGCAAGCTGGTCTTTCTAGTCAATGTCCGGCTGCGACAATCGCGTTCATCGAGAACGCGTGCCTTCAATGGAAGTTGCGCAGACAACATTCTGCCGAGTGTGTGGACATTGATAATGAGAGCAATCAAGTGCCTTAAGGGTGTTCGGTGGATGCCTTGGCGCTGAGAGGCGATGAAGGACGTGCTACGCTGCGATAAGCCGTGGGGAGCTGCGAAGAAGCTTTGATCCACGGATTTCCGAATGGGGAAACCCACCTTCGATAGCCGGAACTCCAAGACCTTTGTCGAAAGACATCGGTGTGGGGTTCGACCAGATCATGCGAGAAGCCAGACCTTTAGATTTCGATCGAAGAGGTTTTGGATTTCCGGTTATCAAGTGAAGGTATGAGACTTCTGAATAAAATAGGAGGTTTCAAGCAAACCCAGGGAACTGAAACATCTAAGTACCTGGAGGAAAGGACATCAACAGAGACTCCGTTAGTAGTGGCGAGCGAACGCGGACCAGGCCAGTGATACATCAGAGACAATCGGAACCAGTCAGGAAAGCTGGGCCTCAGAGGGTGATAGCCCCGTACGAGTAATGCGATGATGTATCCACGAGTAAGGCGGGACACGTGCAATCCTGTCTGAACACGGGGGGACCACCCTCCAAGCCTAAGTACTCCTCAGCGACCGATAGCGAACCAGTACCGTGAGGGAAAGGTGAAAAGCACCCCGACGAGGGGAGTGAAATAGACCTGAAACCGGACACCTACAAACAGATGGAGCCCAAGATTCGTTCTGGGTGACATCGTACCTTTTGTATTATGGGCCAGCGACTTAATTTAACGAGCAAGCTTAAGCCGATAGGCGAAGGCGCAGCGAAAGCGAGTCTGAATAGGGCGTCAAGTTCGTTGTATTAGACCCGAAACCTAGTGATCTAGCCATGAGCAGGTTGAAGGTGAGGTAACACTCACTGGAGGACCGAACGGGTGCCTGTTGAAAAAGGCTCCGATGACTTGTGGTTAGGGGTGAAAGGCCAATCAAACTGGGAAATAGCTGGTTCTCCGCGAAAGATATTTAGGTATCGCCTCGCACGAATGCTTCGGGGGGTAGAGCACTGGATGGGCTAGGGGGACTTACCGTCTTACCAAACCCAACCAAACTCCGAATACCCGAAAGCAATATGCGGGAGTCACACGGCGGGTGCTAACGTCCGTCGTGGAGAGGGAAACAACCCGGACCTACAGCTAAGGCCCCTAATTCGTGGCTAAGTGGGAAAGGATGTGGAAATCCCAAAACAACCAGGAGGTTGGCTTAGAAGCAGCCATCCTTTAAAGAAAGCGTAACAGCTCACTGGTCTAAATAAGGGTTTCTGCGCCGAAGATGTAACGGGGCTCAAGCCACGAGCCGAAGCTTAGGGTGTAATCCGCAAGGGTTACGCGGTAGCGGAGCGTTCTGTAAGCCTGCGAAGGGCGACTCGTGAGAGCGCCTGGAGGTATCAGAAGTGCGAATGCTGGCATGAGTAACGACAAACACTGTGAAAGACAGTGTCGCCGAAAGTCCAAGGGTTCCTGCGTAAAGTTAATCTTCGCAGGGTTAGCCGGTCCCTAAGGCGAGGCCGAAAGGCGTAGTCGATGGGAATGCAGTAAATATTCTGCAGCCAGTGGATGGTGACGAATTCCGTATGTTGTCCGACCTTAATGGATTGGTTGGGCCTCGAAGGAGTTCCAGGAAATAGCCTCCACATTAGACCGTACCCCAAACCGACACAGGTGGACTGGTAGAGCATACCAAGGCGCTTGAGAGAACTATGTTGAAGGAACTCGGCAATTTACCTCCGTAACTTCGGGATAAGGAGGCCCATTGCTCGCGCAAGCGGGCAGTGGGGGCACAGACCAGGGGGTGGCAACTGTTTAACAAAAACACAGGGCTCTGCGAAATCGCAAGATGACGTATAGGGTCTGACGCCTGCCCGGTGCCGGAAGGTTAAGAGGAGAGGTGCAAGCCTTGAATCGAAGCCCCGGTAAACGGCGGCCGTAACTATAACGGTCCTAAGGTAGCGAAATTCCTTGTCGGGTAAGTTCCGACCTGCACGAATGGCGTAATGACTTCCCCGCTGTCTCCAACATAGACTCAGTGAAATTGAATTCCCCGTGAAGATGCGGGGTTCCTGCGGTCAGACGGAAAGACCCCGTGCACCTTTACTGTAGCTTTGCGCTGGTATTCGTGACTGTTTGTGTAGAATAGGTGGTAGGCTTTGAAGCCGTGGCGCCAGCCATGGTGGAGCCGAAATGTGAAATACCACCCTAATGGTTATGGATATCTAACCGCGTCCCCTTAGCGGGGACCGGGACAGCGCATGGTGGGCAGTTTGACTGGGGCGGTCGCCTCCCAAAGAGTAACGGAGGCGTGCGAAGGTAGGCTCAGAACGGTCGGAAATCGTTCGTCGAGTATAATGGCATAAGCCTGCCTGACTGCGAGATCTACGAATCGAGCAGAGACGAAAGTCGGTCATAGTGATCCGGTGGTCCCGCGTGGATGGGCCATCGCTCAACGGATAAAAGGTACGCCGGGGATAACAGGCTGATGACGCCCAAGAGTCCATATCGACGGCGTCGTTTGGCACCTCGATGTCGGCTCATCACATCCTGGGGCTGGAGAAGGTCCCAAGGGTTCGGCTGTTCGCCGATTAAAGTGGTACGTGAGCTGGGTTCAGAACGTCGTGAGACAGTTCGGTCCCTATCTGCCGTGGGTGTTGGAATGTTGAGAGGATTTGCCCCTAGTACGAGAGGACCGGGGTGAACGTACCTCTGGTGGAGCTGTTGTCGCGCCAGCGGCAGTGCAGCATAGCTATGTACGGACGGGATAACCGCTGAAAGCATCTAAGCGGGAAACCCACCTCAAAACGAGCATTCCCTTGAGAACCGTGGAAGACGACCACGTTGATAGGCCGGATGTGGAAGTGCAGTAATGCATGCAGCTTACCGGTACTAATCGTTCGATCGGCTTGATTGCTCTCATTTTCAGTGTCCATAGGGCCGCAAGGCCCGTGACCAAGATAGGTGAGAGGCGCTAGTCGCCAACTCAAAGATCGCTTGCTTCGTTTTCCTTGTCCTTCGCCGGCCTGGTGGTTTTAGCGAAGAGCCTCAACCCGATCCCATCCCGAACTCGGCCGTTAAACTCTTCAGCGCCAATGGTACTATGGCTTAAGCCCTGGGAGAGTAGGTCGCTGCCAGGCCTGCCAAGGACAAGGATATCTCCTCTTTACGTGTCACGATCAAACAGAACGCCGCCTCCGAAACCGGAGGCGGCGTTTTTGTTTGTTTGCCGTTTTTGTTTCTTTGCTTGGGCCTCTTCGATGCCTCTATGTGGCTTCGCGAGGGCCGGTCCATTGCGGACGCGCAGCCGGATCGACCACCGACATCCCGACGCCCTCAGTCGCGCGCACCGTTACTGCACTGATATCGAAATCCTCCAGGCAGAACACGTTGATGCCGAAGTAATCAGGCGCGGCGCGCTTGCGGTGAAACGTGTAGATGCCGCAGCGTGAGCAGAAGAAATGCTTCGCGCGATGCGTATTCCATTCATAGACCGACAGCAGATCCGCGCCGCCGAGCAGTGTAAGCTCGCTCTCATGCACCTTCGTCATCAGGGCGTTCTTCCTCAGGCACAGCGAGCAGTCGCATGTCGTCAGCTCGCCGATCGCCGCCTCGATCCGAAACGTCACCGCGCCACAATGGCAAGAACCGGCGTAGGCAGGCATGTCATGTCCCTTTTGTCCGTTGACCTGCGCTAGCATGATGGGGCCGATCCGCTTCCGCAACGAACCAATTGCACGCAAGACAATGTCTTCTCGCTTTGGCTCTCAACAGGATTCGCGGCTCGAGCGGGGATGTCCCGATCGCTGTTGAACTACGTCGGGCCGACGTTGCCGGAATGAATGTTACGCGGCCCTCGTGACGTGGGCAACGGGGTTGATCGTCATGCGATTGTGGCGAGCTTGAAGGGCCGCACGCAAAACCGACAATTGCTTATGCGCCTTCAATCGTCGGAAGCCCTTGTTGGCCTCGATCATGCCGGCCGCGACCCATCGCAAGGCCATGCCGGCATCCCGCCAGCGTTTGACGTTGCGCGTGACGCGGCGAATGGTGCCCATCATGTTCTCGGCGATGTTGGTACAAGCGAGCGATCGACGAAGCTCCTTCGGCAGCTTCAACCGGACGACAGTCAGGATTTCGTCGAGGCCTTCGAGGATGCTGGCCGCTACGCCGGGCCATTGCTGGTCGAGTCGACGCGCGAGATTGCGGATCAATTTTTCAGCCTTGTCGGCGTCATCGAGCTCCCAGGCCTGGCGCAGCACCCGACGGGTGGCCGCATGATGCTCTTTCGGCAGGCGTTCCATGATGTTGCGCGCCTTGTGGATCTGGCAGCGCTGGATCGCAGCGGCCGAACCGAAGGTGCGGCGGATCGCCTTCGACAACGCCTTCGCGCCGTCGGCGATGAACAGTCTTGGCACCGTCGGGTCGAGCCCGCGCGAGACCAGGTTGTCCAGCAGGGCCTGAACCGTTGCGGCGTTCTCGGTCGCCCCTTCCACCAGCGCCAGCGGATGCTTGTTGCCTTCGCCGTCAACCCCGATCGCGGCCACCAGCACGAGATCGTCGCCGAGATGCAGCCCGTCGATTTGGACCACCAGAAGGTCGAGCGCGGACAGATCGGCAGCCATGAAGTCGGCCAGCCGCGCCGCCGACAGCGCTACGAACCTCCGCGAGGCCGCCGACTTCGAAACCCCCGATCCGGGCGGTGCCGGCACGTCACCCTCGGGCAGCCGGACAGCGCGGCCGAACCGGCGCGTCGACACATTGATCAGCATCAGGTTCATCGCCCAGCGACCGAGCCAGTCCTCCTCCGCCGCCGTTTCCCAGCTCGGGATCGTGACCTCGCGGCCGTCCACGCCCCGGACCCGCGGGCGCTCGACCTCGATCTTGCCGCCGTGGAAGCCGATCCGTCCCCGCGTTCGGCCCCAACGGTGCGCCCGCCGCGCCGCGTCGCGACCGTGGCGCGGCCCGCAGGCCGCCGTGACATCCGCCTCCATCATCGTGCCGAGCGCCTCGATCCCTGCCGCAAGGCAGAACCGATCGAAGCTCGCCCGCACTTCTGCAAACGCTTCGTCCACAGCCCCGGTCGCCGGCCAACCAGCCGGTGTGATATCTCTCGTCATGGCGTTGCTCTCCTTTGTGGAATCAGCACCCCGAGCCTACCGGCTCAAGGTGGGCAACGCCGACCTCTTCAGAAATT
This genomic interval from Bradyrhizobium sp. CB82 contains the following:
- a CDS encoding SPW repeat protein yields the protein MENWTNAKLCDVANLILGAFLFFSPWIFGFDAGAASQNAYIAGIVIAILAIAALAAFAVWEEWLNLIVGLWTLIAPWVLGFHGNRTAMTVHVVVGILVAVLAAVELWIMSQNPPRLTTSR
- a CDS encoding M23 family metallopeptidase, coding for MNHRAPRGGYGRETGIIDLGHEPPLSVDGSEAAVIDRRRVSVQWFSGTILTGLCGAALIGGAVFASLDGEMTFAKVPERVEGVLRGAFGANDRAATLHKSDRLPPPGESTASRSVVRVSTVARVGNRDVMRVRPFVRIAGNLSMTTSDLSAKIPPFNAQRLLTDVGSDPKTASDDPNNPEAVEPDAEVSFITKDLTPVLPKAKIAAVVALDDILMRVRDAANWRGNGGGVRYAALANATADVSGATGAQSDIKMAYATEASPSDPYAGFETRVVPENVTLLPKTKEQITGGNPNGERVHIVRKGDSVASVLRDLGATPEEIKAIAATLGPRGRDGGLKEGEKLRILMAPASPGARLQPFRVVVATDTMVEAIAALSDLGKYVAVDVSSMNTVADTAANANSDDDDDDDGTGVRLYQSIYETAMRNKVPMPVIDDMIKIYSYDVDFQRKVQPGDSFDVFYAGEDEGVTATDKSEVLFASLTVGGETKKYYRFQSPDDGVVDYYDETGKSAKKFLVRKPVNNAIMRSGFGGRRHPILGYVKMHTGVDWATAYGTPIFASGNGVLEKVGPEGGYGKYIRIKHSNGYETAYGHMSAFAKGMEVGKKVRQGQVIGFVGSTGQSTGPHVHYEILVNGRFVDPLRVKLPRGRSLEGPIMVGFEKERDRIEAMMSNRSSGIARISDATGGPLQVTNR
- a CDS encoding GFA family protein; this translates as MPAYAGSCHCGAVTFRIEAAIGELTTCDCSLCLRKNALMTKVHESELTLLGGADLLSVYEWNTHRAKHFFCSRCGIYTFHRKRAAPDYFGINVFCLEDFDISAVTVRATEGVGMSVVDPAARPQWTGPREAT
- a CDS encoding IS256 family transposase codes for the protein MTRDITPAGWPATGAVDEAFAEVRASFDRFCLAAGIEALGTMMEADVTAACGPRHGRDAARRAHRWGRTRGRIGFHGGKIEVERPRVRGVDGREVTIPSWETAAEEDWLGRWAMNLMLINVSTRRFGRAVRLPEGDVPAPPGSGVSKSAASRRFVALSAARLADFMAADLSALDLLVVQIDGLHLGDDLVLVAAIGVDGEGNKHPLALVEGATENAATVQALLDNLVSRGLDPTVPRLFIADGAKALSKAIRRTFGSAAAIQRCQIHKARNIMERLPKEHHAATRRVLRQAWELDDADKAEKLIRNLARRLDQQWPGVAASILEGLDEILTVVRLKLPKELRRSLACTNIAENMMGTIRRVTRNVKRWRDAGMALRWVAAGMIEANKGFRRLKAHKQLSVLRAALQARHNRMTINPVAHVTRAA